In Monomorium pharaonis isolate MP-MQ-018 chromosome 3, ASM1337386v2, whole genome shotgun sequence, a genomic segment contains:
- the LOC105840324 gene encoding uncharacterized protein LOC105840324 has protein sequence MDCQSTRIQRHTHTHTHTQFWPILFSIHNLNIEPMIIGLYCGESKPPTPNEFLTSFVNELLIFLNNGIIINGYKINIRVRCFICDTPARCFIKGTVNFNSYSSCLKCTTTGEYYYKEHRISFPHIDMPRRTDTTFRNRTDPDHYKMDTLLKKLPIDMIKSIPVSDSLHLLDLENKKVFEWETTHCHK, from the exons atggaTTGCCAGTCCACAAGAATTcaaagacacacacacacacacacacacacacaattctggccaattttattttcaatacataatttaaatattgaaccTATGATTATTGGACTTTATTGTGGAGAAAGCAAACCTCCAACGCCTAATGAGTTTTTAACTTCTTTTGTCAATGAATTGttgatctttttaaataatgggaTTATTATCAatggatataaaattaacatacgTGTTCGATGCTTTATATGTGATACTCCTGCCAGATGTTTTATTAAAG GtactgttaattttaatagttatagTTCATGTCTGAAGTGCACGACTACGggtgaatattattataaagaacatCGAATTAGTTTTCCACATATAGATATGCCTAGAAGAACTGATACAACTTTCCGCAACAGAACTGATCCAGACCATTATAAGATGGATACACTTTTGAAAAAACTTCCGATTGACATGATAAAAAGTATTCCGGTATCCGATTCATTGCACTTGTTAGATCTAG aaaataaaaaagtcttCGAATGGGAAACAACTCACTGCCACAAGTAG